A stretch of Meiothermus sp. QL-1 DNA encodes these proteins:
- the pgk gene encoding phosphoglycerate kinase codes for MRTLNELNASGQRVLVRVDFNVPLKDGAVQDETRIAAAVPTLKHLLEQGATLVLFSHLGRPKGFDPAQSLAPVAPVLEKHLGRPVTFIGGTPELTPASEATLERVEAAPPGSVILLDNVRFEAGEEKNDPQLAQKYARLGQVFVLDAFGSAHRAHASVTGVARILPSYAGFLMEKEVESLGRVLHNPEKPYWVVLGGAKVSDKIGVIENLLPRVTGMIIGGAMAFTFIKAQGGQVGKSLVEDDRLELARDLMRRAGEMGVRLLLPVDVVAAQKIEAGTPTRIMPANAIEEGWMGLDIGPESAKAFAEALQGAKTVLWNGPMGVFEMDDFAQGTLAVGEAIARLEGAFTVIGGGDSVAAANKLGMADKFSHVSTGGGASLELLELGTLPGIEALNS; via the coding sequence ATGCGCACCCTCAACGAGCTGAACGCCAGCGGCCAGCGGGTGCTGGTGCGGGTGGACTTCAACGTGCCCCTCAAGGACGGGGCGGTCCAGGACGAGACCCGCATTGCAGCGGCGGTGCCCACCCTGAAGCACCTCTTGGAGCAGGGGGCCACCCTGGTGCTCTTCTCCCACCTGGGCCGGCCCAAGGGCTTCGACCCCGCCCAGAGCCTGGCCCCGGTGGCCCCGGTGCTGGAAAAGCACCTGGGCCGGCCGGTGACCTTCATCGGGGGCACACCCGAGCTCACCCCAGCCAGCGAGGCCACGCTGGAACGGGTGGAGGCAGCCCCGCCGGGGTCGGTAATACTGCTGGACAACGTGCGCTTTGAGGCAGGCGAGGAGAAGAACGACCCCCAGCTCGCGCAAAAATACGCCCGGCTGGGCCAGGTCTTCGTGCTCGATGCCTTCGGTTCGGCCCACCGGGCCCACGCCTCGGTCACTGGGGTGGCCCGGATTTTGCCGAGCTACGCGGGCTTCTTGATGGAAAAAGAGGTCGAAAGCCTGGGCAGGGTGCTCCACAACCCCGAGAAGCCCTACTGGGTGGTGCTGGGGGGGGCCAAGGTCTCCGACAAGATCGGGGTGATTGAGAACCTGCTGCCCAGGGTGACGGGAATGATCATCGGGGGCGCCATGGCCTTCACCTTCATCAAGGCCCAGGGCGGCCAGGTGGGCAAGAGCCTGGTGGAGGACGACCGGCTCGAGCTGGCCCGCGACCTGATGCGGCGGGCCGGCGAGATGGGGGTGCGGCTCCTTCTTCCGGTGGACGTGGTGGCCGCCCAAAAGATAGAGGCCGGAACCCCCACCCGCATCATGCCGGCCAACGCCATTGAAGAGGGCTGGATGGGCCTCGATATTGGCCCTGAGAGCGCAAAAGCCTTCGCCGAAGCCCTCCAAGGGGCTAAAACCGTGCTCTGGAACGGGCCCATGGGGGTCTTTGAGATGGACGACTTCGCCCAGGGCACCCTGGCCGTGGGCGAGGCCATCGCCCGGCTGGAGGGGGCCTTCACCGTGATTGGCGGGGGCGACTCGGTGGCCGCGGCCAACAAGCTAGGCATGGCCGATAAGTTCAGCCATGTCTCCACTGGCGGGGGGGCCAGCCTGGAACTACTGGAGCTCGGCACCCTGCCCGGCATCGAGGCCTTGAATAGCTAA
- a CDS encoding YqeG family HAD IIIA-type phosphatase: MLWPRARLQSVTEITPLWLRERGLRGVILDLDNTLVPYGFYGEPPAHLVGWLEELKAAGIPLVLVSNGSRARVGYWREKLGVLGLGPAGKPWCGFRSALRRMGLQACEVAVVGDQLFTDVLGGNLVGAYTVLVPPLSSRELGYTRLVRRLERFVLRVLLAEEFDPGKTRQGPTIKKE; encoded by the coding sequence GTGCTCTGGCCCCGGGCCCGGCTGCAGTCGGTCACCGAGATTACCCCCCTCTGGCTCAGGGAGCGGGGGCTGCGAGGGGTAATTTTGGACCTGGACAACACCCTGGTGCCCTACGGGTTCTACGGCGAGCCCCCGGCCCACCTGGTGGGCTGGCTGGAGGAGCTGAAGGCGGCGGGTATACCCCTGGTGCTGGTGTCGAATGGGAGTCGGGCGCGGGTGGGCTACTGGCGGGAGAAGCTCGGGGTGCTGGGGCTGGGTCCCGCGGGCAAGCCCTGGTGCGGCTTTCGCTCGGCCTTGCGGCGGATGGGGCTTCAGGCTTGTGAGGTGGCGGTGGTGGGCGACCAGCTTTTCACCGACGTGCTGGGGGGTAATCTGGTGGGCGCCTACACTGTTTTGGTCCCGCCCCTTTCTTCCCGGGAGCTGGGCTACACCCGGCTGGTGCGGCGGTTGGAGCGCTTTGTGCTAAGGGTTTTGCTGGCAGAGGAATTTGACCCGGGCAAGACCCGCCAAGGCCCCACAATAAAAAAAGAGTAG
- a CDS encoding dipeptidase — protein MDWREYLARHQAAYLEDFRTFLSIPSISAQPAYQAEVQRAARWLAERFRKAGFAAEVYPTQGHPVVLAEYTPYPDRPTLLYYGHYDVQPADNPERWRTPPFEPTVVDGRIVARGASDMKGQVMAFLLAAEALIATQSLGLNVKALIEGEEEVGSPHLPAFVEEHRERLRCDMVINGDSGQLSETTPLISLGVRGICGLEFDLLGPSHDLHSGSWGGQVQNPLHALAELIASLHRKDGSVAVRGFYDEVEPLSPELREWYRRIPWNEEEMRARLGVPEFYGEEGYTAWERITGRPTLEVNGMWGGYTGPGSMTVIPASAHAKITCRLVPHQDPERIVALVKAHLEEHLPKGVRLEVRAMESGAPAFRMRADHPVVQAAKEVLTELYGVPPVETMFGGSVPILSTLKRMLGHDPVSFGFALEDELIHSPNEFFRLSSFERGQRGYAMLLLRLAR, from the coding sequence ATGGACTGGAGGGAGTACCTAGCGCGGCACCAGGCGGCTTACCTCGAGGACTTCCGCACCTTTCTTTCCATCCCCAGCATCTCGGCCCAGCCTGCCTACCAGGCCGAGGTGCAGCGGGCAGCCCGCTGGCTGGCCGAGCGCTTCCGCAAAGCAGGGTTTGCTGCGGAGGTATACCCCACCCAGGGCCACCCGGTGGTCCTGGCCGAGTACACCCCCTACCCCGACCGGCCCACCCTGCTCTACTACGGCCACTACGACGTCCAGCCGGCCGATAACCCCGAGCGCTGGCGCACCCCCCCTTTTGAGCCCACCGTGGTGGATGGGCGCATCGTGGCCCGGGGAGCCTCGGATATGAAGGGCCAGGTGATGGCCTTCCTGCTGGCAGCCGAAGCCCTCATTGCCACGCAGAGCCTGGGGCTGAACGTGAAGGCTTTGATTGAAGGGGAGGAGGAGGTCGGCAGCCCCCACCTGCCGGCCTTCGTCGAGGAGCACAGAGAGCGGCTGCGCTGCGACATGGTCATCAACGGCGACAGCGGCCAGCTCTCCGAGACCACCCCCCTCATAAGCCTGGGGGTGCGGGGCATATGCGGCTTGGAATTCGACCTGCTTGGCCCCAGCCACGATCTGCACTCGGGTTCCTGGGGCGGCCAGGTGCAGAACCCTCTGCACGCCCTGGCCGAGCTCATCGCCTCGCTCCACCGAAAAGATGGCAGCGTAGCAGTGCGGGGCTTTTATGACGAGGTGGAGCCTCTGAGCCCCGAGCTGCGCGAGTGGTACCGGAGAATTCCCTGGAACGAAGAGGAGATGCGGGCCAGGCTTGGGGTGCCCGAGTTCTATGGCGAGGAGGGCTACACCGCCTGGGAGCGGATCACCGGGCGGCCGACCCTAGAGGTCAACGGGATGTGGGGGGGGTATACGGGCCCGGGCAGCATGACCGTGATCCCCGCCAGCGCCCATGCCAAGATTACCTGCCGCCTGGTGCCGCACCAGGACCCCGAGAGGATTGTGGCGCTGGTGAAGGCCCACCTGGAAGAACACCTTCCCAAAGGGGTGCGCCTGGAGGTGCGCGCTATGGAGTCCGGGGCTCCCGCCTTCCGCATGCGGGCCGACCACCCGGTGGTACAGGCGGCCAAGGAGGTGCTCACCGAGCTCTACGGCGTGCCGCCGGTGGAGACCATGTTCGGCGGTTCGGTGCCCATCCTCTCCACCCTCAAGCGGATGCTGGGCCACGACCCGGTGAGCTTTGGTTTTGCCCTCGAGGACGAGCTCATCCACTCGCCCAACGAGTTCTTCCGCCTTTCCAGCTTCGAGAGGGGGCAGCGGGGCTACGCCATGCTGCTGTTGCGCCTGGCCCGCTAG
- the gap gene encoding type I glyceraldehyde-3-phosphate dehydrogenase, translating into MRVAINGFGRIGRQVFRILLERGVEVVGINDLSDNAILAHLFKYDSNYGRFPGTVSYDEESITVNGKRIRVYEEKDPAKLPWGEIGVDIVIESTGRFTKLEAAEAHLQAGAKKVIISAPGKGDMLTVVMGVNEHMYDPAKHHVVSNASCTTNGLAPVAKVLNDNFGIEKGLLTTVHAYTASQSLVDAVKDDPRDARAAALNIVPSETGAAKAVGLVIPELKGKFGGMAFRVPTSTVSVVDFTAVLGREVTKEEVNAAMKAAAEGPLKGILAYTEEPLVSIDLKGDPHSSIFSALDTLVVGNLVKVVAWYDNEWGYSCRVADLTEYIGKRL; encoded by the coding sequence ATGCGTGTAGCCATCAACGGTTTCGGGCGGATTGGTCGTCAGGTGTTCCGCATCCTCTTGGAGCGCGGGGTGGAGGTGGTGGGCATCAACGACCTTTCCGACAACGCCATCCTGGCCCACCTATTCAAGTACGATTCCAACTACGGCCGCTTCCCCGGCACGGTGAGCTACGACGAGGAAAGCATCACCGTCAACGGCAAGCGCATCCGGGTCTACGAGGAAAAAGACCCAGCCAAGCTGCCCTGGGGTGAGATTGGGGTCGACATCGTGATTGAGTCCACCGGCCGCTTCACCAAGCTCGAGGCCGCCGAGGCCCACCTTCAGGCCGGTGCCAAAAAGGTCATCATCAGCGCCCCCGGCAAGGGCGATATGCTCACCGTGGTGATGGGGGTCAACGAGCACATGTATGACCCCGCCAAGCACCACGTGGTCTCCAATGCGAGCTGCACCACCAACGGCCTAGCCCCGGTAGCCAAGGTTTTGAACGACAACTTTGGCATCGAGAAGGGGCTCCTCACCACGGTTCACGCCTACACCGCCAGCCAGAGCCTGGTGGACGCCGTGAAGGATGACCCCCGCGACGCCCGCGCGGCTGCCCTCAACATCGTGCCCAGCGAGACCGGGGCGGCCAAGGCGGTGGGGCTGGTCATCCCCGAGCTCAAGGGCAAGTTCGGCGGGATGGCCTTCCGCGTGCCCACCAGCACCGTCTCGGTGGTGGACTTCACTGCCGTGCTGGGCCGCGAGGTGACCAAAGAAGAGGTCAATGCGGCCATGAAGGCCGCCGCCGAGGGACCCCTCAAGGGCATCCTGGCCTACACCGAGGAACCCCTGGTCTCGATTGACCTAAAAGGCGACCCCCACTCCTCCATCTTCAGCGCCCTGGATACCCTGGTGGTGGGCAACCTGGTCAAGGTGGTGGCCTGGTACGACAACGAGTGGGGCTATAGCTGCCGGGTGGCCGACCTGACAGAGTACATCGGCAAGCGGCTCTAG
- the pheS gene encoding phenylalanine--tRNA ligase subunit alpha, whose amino-acid sequence MELSAALEEIEKAENLEALQGVKVRYLGRNGLLTQAMKTLGQLPLEERRERGRVLNEWKGTIEKALEEREAALRARALEERLSRESVDVTLPGYAFPSGGLHLTSLILGELLRIFRRLGFSVVEGPEVESEYFNFDALNMPEWHPARDMQDTFWVEFRGPTPFTIQGPFGESVNHRGGAVLRTHTSGMQIRYMIAHTPPFRIVVPGRVFRYEETDASHEAMFHQLEGLVVGQGITMADLKGAIEELARGLFGKEGKARFQPTFFPFVEPGVQFAMWWPERGKWLELGGAGMVHPYLFRAVDDYREERGLPRVYEGMTGWAFGMGVERLAILRYGIPDIRYFYQNRLSFLRQFRG is encoded by the coding sequence ATGGAGCTGAGCGCGGCGCTGGAAGAGATTGAGAAAGCAGAAAACCTCGAGGCCCTGCAGGGGGTAAAGGTCCGCTACCTGGGGCGCAACGGCCTGCTTACCCAGGCCATGAAGACCCTGGGCCAGCTTCCCCTGGAGGAAAGGCGGGAGCGGGGGCGGGTGCTCAACGAGTGGAAGGGAACCATCGAGAAGGCCCTGGAGGAGCGCGAGGCCGCGCTTAGGGCAAGGGCGCTGGAGGAACGGCTCTCGCGCGAGTCGGTGGACGTGACCCTGCCCGGCTACGCCTTTCCCTCGGGTGGGCTGCACCTCACCAGCCTGATCCTGGGGGAGCTTCTGCGGATTTTCCGCCGCCTGGGCTTCAGCGTGGTGGAGGGCCCCGAGGTGGAGAGCGAGTACTTCAACTTCGATGCCCTCAACATGCCTGAGTGGCACCCCGCGCGAGACATGCAGGACACCTTCTGGGTGGAGTTCAGGGGCCCCACGCCCTTCACCATCCAAGGGCCCTTCGGGGAAAGCGTCAACCACCGGGGGGGCGCGGTGCTGCGCACCCACACCTCGGGAATGCAGATTCGCTACATGATTGCCCACACCCCGCCCTTCCGCATCGTGGTGCCGGGCCGGGTCTTCCGCTACGAGGAGACCGACGCCTCCCACGAGGCCATGTTCCACCAGCTAGAAGGGCTGGTGGTGGGCCAGGGCATCACCATGGCCGACCTCAAGGGGGCCATCGAGGAGCTGGCCCGGGGGCTTTTCGGCAAGGAGGGCAAGGCCCGTTTCCAGCCCACCTTCTTCCCCTTTGTGGAGCCTGGGGTACAGTTCGCCATGTGGTGGCCCGAGCGGGGGAAGTGGCTCGAGCTGGGCGGGGCCGGCATGGTGCACCCCTATCTTTTCCGCGCGGTCGACGACTACCGAGAAGAGCGGGGGCTGCCCAGGGTCTACGAGGGAATGACCGGCTGGGCCTTTGGCATGGGGGTCGAGCGGCTGGCCATTCTGCGCTACGGCATCCCCGACATCCGCTACTTCTACCAAAACCGGCTAAGCTTCCTACGGCAGTTCAGGGGGTAA
- a CDS encoding ATPase, T2SS/T4P/T4SS family → MANVLTIGDKRLGAALLEMGLLSDEELQRALEQHREVGGNLSDVIVELGLLSERRIAQAIEEAFGIPMVELVGMEISPEAKSLIPAERARDLGAIPFSLEGGTLRVALLNPLDNLVLEELEELTNQIIEPYLTTPSSFRYALALHYPELGLPIPPPPSAASPADMQLGEILVSKGWLRREDLEAALVEQEKTGELLGRLLIHKFGLPEERLYQALAEQAGIEFRAELGDLELQPEVTALLLRPDALRYQAVPVRQEGAQVLVVLADPRHRHAVAQLIEKPTRFVLTLPKVWEGLFARAYPEKSRIGEALVQEGKIDRSALQAALSVQRRMGKTRPLGEVLVELGYVTAQDVEEALAKQRQGGGRLEDTLVQSGKIKPEMLAKSLAAQLGYPYIDPTDSPPDPSVLTMVPEATVRRYTIFPHHLEGNTLVVLMKDPRNILAIDDLRMITKRDIMPAVSAEAAINRLIERFYGGTTGVEELAREFEGKKKEEETDTSALDDNAVVKLVNSIIREAYLQDASDIHIEPRQSDILVRIRVDGALREYMRLPKGAGPAIASRVKIMGNLDIAERRLPQDGRVRYRDRSIDLDLRLSTLPTVYGEKIVMRLLRKAADIPEIEQLGFAPDVFQRFEDVISKPYGIFLITGPTGSGKSFTTFSILKRIATPDKNTTTIEDPVEYEIPGINQTQVNPVAGLTFAKALRSFLRQDPDIIMVGEIRDSETAKIATEAALTGHLVIATLHTNDAAGAVTRLDEMGVELFNISAALIGVLAQRLVRRICEHCKIEVEPDPMVLRRLGLSREDLRGKTLYKGTGCDKCSGTGYKGRAAIHELMVLDDEIRRAIVEGQSATQIKEIARRNGMKTLREDGIQKAFLGITTLEEVMARTNE, encoded by the coding sequence ATGGCAAACGTCCTGACGATAGGCGACAAGCGATTGGGAGCAGCCCTTCTGGAAATGGGCCTGTTGAGCGACGAGGAGCTGCAGCGGGCCCTCGAGCAGCACCGCGAGGTGGGCGGCAACCTCTCCGATGTGATTGTGGAGCTTGGGCTCCTTTCCGAGCGCCGCATCGCCCAGGCCATCGAGGAGGCCTTCGGGATTCCCATGGTGGAGCTGGTGGGCATGGAAATCTCCCCTGAGGCCAAGTCGCTCATCCCGGCTGAGCGGGCCCGCGACCTGGGGGCCATTCCCTTCAGCCTGGAGGGGGGTACCCTGCGGGTGGCCCTCCTCAACCCCCTCGACAACCTGGTGCTGGAAGAGCTGGAGGAGCTTACCAACCAGATCATCGAACCCTACCTGACCACCCCCTCCTCTTTCCGCTACGCCCTGGCCCTGCACTACCCCGAGCTGGGTCTGCCCATTCCCCCGCCGCCCTCGGCGGCCTCGCCCGCCGACATGCAGCTCGGGGAAATTCTGGTGAGCAAGGGCTGGCTGCGCCGGGAGGACCTCGAGGCAGCTTTGGTAGAGCAGGAGAAGACCGGGGAGCTTCTGGGCCGGCTGCTCATCCACAAGTTCGGCCTCCCCGAGGAGCGGCTTTACCAGGCACTGGCCGAGCAGGCGGGGATTGAGTTTAGGGCTGAGCTGGGGGACCTCGAGCTCCAGCCCGAGGTCACCGCCCTGCTGCTTCGTCCCGATGCTTTGCGCTACCAGGCGGTGCCGGTGCGCCAGGAGGGGGCCCAGGTGCTCGTGGTGCTGGCCGACCCCCGCCACCGCCACGCGGTGGCCCAGCTCATCGAAAAGCCCACCCGCTTCGTTCTGACCCTGCCCAAAGTGTGGGAGGGGCTTTTTGCCCGGGCCTATCCGGAAAAAAGCCGGATCGGCGAGGCCCTGGTGCAGGAGGGCAAGATCGACCGCTCGGCCCTGCAAGCAGCCCTCTCGGTGCAACGCCGCATGGGCAAGACCCGCCCTCTGGGCGAGGTGCTGGTGGAGCTCGGCTATGTGACCGCGCAGGATGTGGAGGAGGCGCTGGCCAAGCAGCGCCAGGGCGGAGGGCGGCTCGAGGACACCCTGGTGCAGTCGGGGAAGATCAAGCCCGAGATGCTGGCCAAAAGCCTGGCTGCTCAGCTCGGCTACCCCTACATCGACCCCACCGACTCGCCCCCCGACCCCTCGGTGCTCACCATGGTGCCCGAGGCCACCGTGCGCCGCTACACCATCTTCCCCCACCACCTGGAGGGCAACACCCTGGTGGTTTTGATGAAGGACCCGCGCAACATCCTGGCCATCGACGACCTGCGCATGATTACCAAGCGCGACATCATGCCCGCGGTCTCGGCCGAGGCGGCCATCAACCGGCTCATCGAGCGCTTCTACGGGGGGACCACCGGGGTCGAGGAGCTGGCCCGGGAGTTCGAGGGCAAGAAGAAGGAGGAGGAAACCGATACCAGCGCCCTCGACGACAACGCGGTGGTCAAGCTGGTCAACAGCATCATCCGCGAGGCCTACTTGCAGGATGCCTCGGACATCCACATCGAGCCGCGCCAGTCGGATATCCTGGTGCGCATCCGGGTAGACGGGGCTTTGCGTGAGTACATGCGGCTGCCCAAGGGGGCAGGGCCGGCCATCGCCTCGCGGGTCAAGATCATGGGCAACCTGGACATCGCCGAGCGCCGGCTGCCCCAGGACGGGCGGGTGCGCTACCGCGACCGCTCCATTGACCTCGACCTGCGGCTCTCCACCTTGCCCACGGTATATGGGGAAAAGATCGTGATGCGCCTTCTGCGCAAGGCCGCCGATATTCCCGAGATTGAGCAGCTCGGTTTTGCTCCCGACGTCTTCCAGCGCTTCGAGGACGTTATCTCCAAGCCCTACGGCATCTTCCTCATCACCGGTCCTACCGGCTCGGGCAAGTCCTTCACCACCTTCAGCATCCTGAAGCGCATCGCCACCCCCGATAAAAACACCACCACCATCGAAGACCCGGTGGAGTACGAGATTCCCGGCATCAACCAGACCCAGGTCAACCCGGTGGCCGGCCTGACCTTTGCCAAGGCCCTGCGAAGCTTTTTGCGCCAGGACCCCGACATCATCATGGTGGGGGAGATCCGCGACTCTGAGACGGCCAAAATCGCTACCGAGGCCGCCCTCACCGGTCACTTGGTGATTGCCACCCTGCACACCAACGACGCGGCGGGGGCCGTTACCCGTTTGGACGAGATGGGGGTGGAGCTCTTCAACATCTCCGCTGCCCTCATCGGGGTGCTGGCCCAGCGGTTGGTGCGGCGCATCTGCGAGCACTGCAAGATCGAGGTTGAGCCCGACCCCATGGTGCTGCGCCGGCTGGGCCTGAGCCGGGAGGACCTGCGGGGCAAGACCCTCTACAAGGGCACCGGGTGCGACAAGTGCAGCGGCACGGGGTACAAGGGCCGGGCCGCCATCCACGAGCTGATGGTGCTGGACGACGAGATCCGGCGGGCCATTGTGGAGGGGCAGTCGGCTACCCAGATCAAGGAAATCGCCCGCAGGAACGGGATGAAGACCCTGCGGGAAGACGGCATCCAGAAGGCCTTTTTGGGCATTACCACCCTGGAAGAGGTGATGGCCCGCACCAACGAGTAG
- a CDS encoding metallopeptidase family protein: MTYETFVETAERLWAEIPDEFKRGLQGLHILEAAKPDPEAPELLRLGEYHDPGFPSVLGGFEGIGRHIALFYGSFAALAAEDPGFDWEGEIWETLLHELRHHLESLAWRDDLVQEDLEALRRYREGR, translated from the coding sequence ATGACCTACGAGACCTTCGTCGAGACCGCTGAGCGCCTTTGGGCCGAGATTCCGGACGAGTTCAAGCGGGGACTGCAGGGGCTTCACATCCTGGAGGCAGCCAAACCCGACCCCGAGGCGCCCGAGCTGCTGCGCCTGGGCGAGTACCACGACCCGGGCTTCCCCTCGGTGCTGGGGGGGTTTGAGGGCATCGGGCGGCACATCGCCCTCTTCTACGGCTCGTTTGCCGCCCTTGCGGCCGAGGACCCCGGGTTCGACTGGGAGGGGGAGATCTGGGAGACCCTGCTGCACGAACTCAGGCACCACCTGGAGTCGCTGGCCTGGCGCGACGACCTGGTACAGGAGGACCTGGAGGCCCTGCGCCGCTACCGGGAAGGGCGTTAG
- the pgeF gene encoding peptidoglycan editing factor PgeF, translating into MLRSPLLAVPHGFTTRTGGVSPPPFDTLNLGLSTADDPKNVLENRRRVLALFGDPPQAGLRQVHGATVHAVEAAGEWEGDGLLTHTPGLLLRVSVADCYPILLHEPVRGVVGALHAGWRGVVQGILPRALALAQARYGADPAQVRVAVGPGIGGCCYQVGPEVVEAFEQAGLPFYRPDSEPGRFRLDLEAAIRAQALQAGVRAAHYWALGACTYTDSRFFSYRRERNTGRMWAVIMLAPT; encoded by the coding sequence GTGCTCAGGAGCCCGTTGCTTGCAGTGCCCCATGGCTTTACCACCCGCACAGGAGGGGTCTCGCCCCCGCCCTTCGATACGCTGAACCTGGGCCTTTCTACCGCCGATGACCCGAAGAACGTTCTGGAGAACCGCCGCCGGGTGCTGGCCCTTTTCGGGGACCCCCCCCAGGCAGGGCTGCGGCAGGTGCACGGCGCCACCGTGCACGCGGTAGAGGCGGCGGGGGAGTGGGAGGGCGATGGCCTTCTGACCCACACCCCCGGGCTTTTGCTGCGGGTGAGCGTGGCCGACTGCTACCCCATTTTGCTGCACGAGCCGGTGCGGGGGGTGGTGGGGGCCTTGCACGCCGGCTGGCGGGGGGTGGTGCAGGGGATTCTGCCGAGAGCGTTGGCGTTGGCCCAGGCGCGCTACGGCGCCGACCCGGCCCAGGTGCGGGTGGCGGTGGGCCCGGGCATCGGGGGGTGCTGCTACCAGGTGGGGCCAGAGGTGGTGGAGGCCTTTGAGCAAGCAGGCCTGCCCTTCTACCGGCCCGATAGCGAACCGGGCCGTTTCCGGCTCGACCTGGAAGCGGCCATTCGCGCCCAGGCCCTCCAGGCCGGGGTGCGAGCAGCCCACTACTGGGCTTTGGGAGCCTGTACCTATACCGATTCCCGCTTTTTCTCCTACCGCCGCGAGCGGAACACCGGTCGTATGTGGGCCGTGATTATGCTGGCCCCTACCTAG
- a CDS encoding A24 family peptidase: protein MWLVYAFLFGSLIGSFLNVVIYRLPKGLSVVRPRSSCPHCGHTLTPVELLPLLSWLLQRGRCRRCRGPISPRYPLVEALTAFLFALSAYLLGGTGGIAGVLLVWAFIALLIALAFIDIDTKTLPNSLNFAGVFLGLMAAWALGFPQGFSQALEGGLLAAGLLALLAGYGGLIYNRFKDSPREGPFGVHQVHLAAMGGAWGGMWGTAGGVYWGSLGLLLGFLNAALNARTARVLALPDGLTLGLAALAPLAALLLQASPLESLRGMLLSAGGLALAGMLYWWIRNPSDKVEADNTEESGYVSVMGYGDVVLAGFLGVWLGFAQFLVALLIAVLAGAVLGLLAQRFGRGGQQIPFGPYLAVGGVVAFFYGEALLRWYLAYLGLG from the coding sequence ATCTGGCTGGTATACGCCTTTCTTTTTGGCAGCCTCATCGGCTCATTCCTGAACGTGGTGATCTACCGGCTGCCCAAAGGCCTCTCGGTGGTCCGGCCCCGCTCGAGCTGCCCCCACTGCGGCCACACCCTCACCCCCGTTGAGCTTCTGCCCCTCCTCTCCTGGCTGCTCCAGAGGGGCCGCTGCCGCCGCTGCCGGGGCCCCATCTCCCCCCGCTACCCCCTGGTGGAGGCCCTCACCGCCTTTCTCTTCGCCCTCAGCGCCTACCTGCTGGGGGGCACAGGAGGGATTGCCGGGGTCCTGCTGGTGTGGGCCTTCATCGCCCTGCTCATCGCCCTGGCCTTCATCGACATCGACACCAAGACCCTGCCCAACTCGCTCAACTTCGCCGGGGTCTTCCTGGGGCTCATGGCGGCCTGGGCCCTGGGCTTCCCCCAGGGTTTCTCCCAGGCGCTGGAGGGGGGGCTGTTGGCGGCCGGGCTGCTGGCCCTTCTGGCCGGGTACGGGGGGCTCATCTACAACCGCTTCAAGGACAGCCCCCGCGAGGGCCCTTTTGGGGTGCATCAGGTCCATCTAGCCGCCATGGGCGGGGCCTGGGGGGGGATGTGGGGTACGGCGGGCGGGGTCTACTGGGGCAGCCTGGGGCTCCTGCTGGGCTTCCTGAACGCCGCCCTCAACGCCCGCACCGCCCGGGTCCTGGCCCTGCCCGACGGGCTCACGCTGGGCCTGGCGGCCCTGGCCCCGCTGGCCGCCCTGCTGCTGCAGGCCTCTCCTCTGGAGAGCCTGAGGGGCATGCTCCTCTCGGCTGGGGGGCTGGCCCTGGCCGGCATGCTCTACTGGTGGATTCGAAACCCCTCCGACAAGGTAGAGGCCGACAACACGGAGGAAAGCGGCTACGTGAGCGTGATGGGCTACGGAGACGTGGTGCTGGCCGGGTTTTTAGGGGTCTGGCTGGGCTTCGCCCAGTTCCTGGTGGCCCTCCTGATTGCGGTGCTAGCCGGGGCGGTCCTGGGGCTGCTGGCCCAGCGGTTTGGCAGAGGTGGCCAGCAAATCCCCTTCGGCCCCTACCTGGCGGTGGGTGGGGTGGTGGCCTTCTTCTACGGCGAGGCCCTGCTGCGCTGGTACCTGGCCTACCTGGGGCTCGGCTAG